In a single window of the Papaver somniferum cultivar HN1 chromosome 8, ASM357369v1, whole genome shotgun sequence genome:
- the LOC113304836 gene encoding salutaridine reductase-like: MDSKTETKLRCAVVTGGNKGIGFEICRQLASDGISVVLTARDISRGLEAVEKLKNSFGITNVVFHQLDVLNPTTISSLAEFIQSNFGKLDILVNNAGVSGMTSDADGFMTMMQAIVKEDQNIEKPNLKQVIIETYESAVECMQTNYYGVKSVTKALIPLLQFSDSPRIVNVTSTGGSLKYISNEKALELLSDGSGLTEEKVDESVDMFYKDFKEDSLETRGWPTYIPAYTLSKVCLNAYTRILARELPTFRVNCVCPGWVKTELNYNTGVYTTAEGAKRIVNLALIPNDGPSGLYFTHGEVTPF; the protein is encoded by the exons ATGGATTCAAAAACTGAAACAAAACTCAG GTGTGCAGTTGTTACTGGTGGAAATAAGGGAATTGGATTTGAGATTTGTAGACAATTAGCTTCCGATGGGATTTCAGTTGTGTTAACGGCTAGAGATATATCCAGGGGATTAGAAGCTGTTGAAAAGCTCAAAAATTCTTTTGGTATTACTAATGTTGTTTTTCATCAACTTGATGTGTTAAATCCAACCACTATTTCTTCTCTGGCGGAATTCATTCAAAGCAACTTTGGAAAATTGGATATCTTG GTGAATAATGCTGGGGTTTCTGGAATGACAAGTGATGCTGATGGTTTTATGACAATGATGCAAGCCATTGTTAAG GAGGACCAAAACATAGAAAAACCAAATTTGAAACAAGTGATAATAGAGACGTATGAATCAGCAGTGGAATGCATGCAAACAAACTATTATGGTGTCAAATCAGTGACTAAAGCACTTATTCCATTGCTTCAATTCTCTGATTCACCAAGAATTGTTAATGTTACCTCCACCGGTGGAAGTCTCAAG TATATCTCCAATGAAAAGGCTTTGGAACTTCTAAGTGACGGCAGTGGCTTAACAGAAGAAAAAGTGGATGAGAGTGTGGACATGTTTTATAAGGATTTCAAGGAAGACTCCTTGGAAACAAGAGGATGGCCTACATATATACCTGCGTATACGCTATCTAAAGTATGTTTGAATGCTTATACAAGAATATTAGCAAGGGAATTGCCTACTTTTCGCGTCAATTGTGTATGTCCTGGTTGGGTCAAGACAGAGTTGAACTACAATACTGGAGTTTACACTACTGCAGAAGGTGCAAAAAGAATTGTGAATTTGGCTCTTATACCTAATGATGGACCTTCTGGGCTCTACtttacccatggagaagtaaCACCATTTTGA